GCGGAGTTATACTCTCACCGGGAGGTCAGCATAAACCGGTGCAGTACTCCCGTCCGGGTGGAACTCCCGGGCCGAGGTCCCCTGTCGCCCTGCCCCGCGGGGGCAAATCAAGTATTCGGAAAGGAGGCGAAATCCTGGTCTGGGGGCCGACTTGACTGAAAATAAAAATAGTCAAGTTTTTTGAACCAGGTGGAGAGCTTTGGGCAAAGTTATCGCTATTGCCAATCAAAAGGGCGGGGTAGCTAAGACTACTACTGCCGTTAATTTAAGTGCCTGTCTGGCAGTGAAGGGCAGAAAAACGCTGTTAATTGATATTGACCCCCAGGGAAATGCCAGTTCCGGTTTGGGAGTGGATAAAGATAAACTGGATGTTTGCATCTATGATGTTATTATTAATGGCTTGCCATTGTTGCATGCGGCTTTGCCTGCCGAAATTGCCAATCTGGAAGTGGTTCCGGCTACCATTCAACTGGCTGGGGCGGAGATTGAGCTGGTGGCCATGATTGGCAGAGAGAGCAAACTGAAAAAGGCTCTGGAAAAAATCAGGGATAAGTACGATTATATTATTATTGATTGTCCTCCCAGTCTGGGGCTATTGACCTTAAATGCCTTGACAGCAGCTGATAGTATTTTAATACCCATCCAGTGTGAATATTATGCTCTTGAAGGATTAGGTCAATTATTAAATACTATTGAGCTGGTGCAAAAACACCTTAATCCGGATTTACAGATTGAAGGGGTTTTATGTACCATGTTTGATGCCAGAACCAATCTTTCGCTTCAGGTAGTAGAGGAAGTAAAAAAACATTTCCCGGAAAAAATCTTTAAAACCATTATTCCCCGTAATGTTAGGCTAAGTGAAGCCCCCAGCTATGGCCAGCCTATTATTACCTATGATCCTCGTTCCAAAGGGGCAGAAATGTATCATGAGTTGGCAGAGGAAGTGATTGAACGTGGCTAAAAAAGGCTTGGGTAAAGGTTTAAATGCTTTGATACCCGGGCGCAAGGAAGAAGAAACCCGGGAAAATGGGGTTAATGAAATACCGGTTGCCTTGATAACGACCAACCCCTGGCAACCGCGGCAGGAATTCAATCAGGCTCGATTGGAGGAACTGGCCAAATCCATTGAAAAGAGTGGTCTAATTCAGCCCATAATCGTCAGAAAAACCGGTGATGGTTATCAATTGATTGCCGGGGAAAGAAGATTGAGAGCTTATCGGTATCTTGGCAAGGAAACAATTCCTGCTATTATCAGGGCAATAGATGATGGTCAGGTTCTGGAACTGGCCCTTCTGGAAAATATTCAGCGGGAAGAGTTGAATTGTCTGGAAGAGGCAGAGGCAATCAGGAGATTACAGGAAGAATTCAATTATACTCAGGAAATGTTAAGTCAGAGGTTGGGCCGTTCTCGTTCGGCTATTGCCAATACCCTGCGATTATTGCAATTATCGGAGCCGGTTAGAAAAGCTTTACGAGATGAGCAGATAACTGCTGGTCATGGGCGGGCCCTCCTGGCTTTGAACAGTGAACAGGATCAGAACCTGGCCTTGAAACTGGTGATTGAAAAAGGTCTTTCAGTGCGGCAGACCGAAGAACTGGTAAAAAACTGGCCCCGACAGCAAAAAAGTGAACAGACCAGGGAAAAAAAAGAAAAGAAAGTGGCTGCTGTACTGGTTGATATAGAGGAGGTTTTAAAAAGAAAACTGGGCACAGGAGTAAAGGTAAAAGGAAAAGAGAATAAAGGTAAAATCGAAATAGCTTATTACTCGGAAGAGGAGTTACAGAGGATAATTGAATTAATAGCCGGTGAGGAATGTTTCACGTGAAACATTTTAAATCAACACAGGGATAAACCTGTGTTATTTTTTTGGTAAAAATTTTGTCTATTCAGGGAGTAAAGCTGAATGTTATAATATTTAGCGTGATTAGAAAGAAGGTGAGAGGAGATGGATCCACTTACTCATGGAGTAATTGGTGGACTGGTGGCACTGGGGGCAGGTAATGCTGTCAGTTTATCAGAACCAGCTTTTATAGCATCAGTACTGGGGGCAATGGCACCTGACCTGGATATTGTTTATCATCTCAAAGGGCAATTAAGCTATCTGGAAAATCACCGGGGTAAATCCCATGGGCCAATGGGCCTGATCCTCTGGAGCAGCCTGGTTACATGTTTTTTGGCTTTATTTTTTGATGATATCAGCTGGCAGACCTGGGTTTGGGCTTTAATTGGTGGAATTAGCCATACCTTAATGGATGCTTTTAATTCCTATGGTATCCATTTTACCAAGCCTGGTAGAAGTAAAAAAATCTCATTTAATCTGGTACAGGTGTTTGATCCGATAATTTTGCTGCTGGGAGTACTGGGATTAGTGTATTCTTCGCCATTTCAGGCAAGATTAGCTCTGCTGGCCATTGCGGGCTGGATGGTGGTGCGTTATTGTTGTCGCAAAATAGGAGAGAATAAAATTAGAACCTGGCTATCCAGAGTAAAAGGCCAGCAACCGGATAAAATTATAGTAATGCCAGCGATGTGGGGATTGTGGAAATGGGATTTTGTGGCTGAATTTACCAGTCAATACATCAGTGGTAGCTGGTGGATGAATACGGATAAAAAGGTGATTTTAAAAGAAATTGATAAAGTGGAAAGGGATATAAAAGAGAAAGTCCTGGAAACGGAAGCGGGTAAATTCTTTACCCTTTTGACTCCTGTTTATGCCATAACCAGAGAACGATGGCAAGACCGGGAAGCTTTTGTTCTCTATGACCTGCGCTATTTAGTGGGTGACCGCTATTTACATCGGGCAACTGTGATTTTGAACGAACAGGGCCAGCCTCTAACCCAGGTGATTCAGCCCTTTAGTGAGCAAAATTGTATAAATTTATAAACATTGAACCCGCTCGTACCCCGGGCGGGTTTATCATTGAGGCAAAATGTGATATGATACTATATATGCAGCTTAAAAGGGGGGAAATACAAAGTGATCTACCTGGATAATGCAGCTACTTCCTGGCCCAAACCCCCGTCGGTAGCAGAGGCAATGACCAAAGCAGTGAAGGAACTGGGGGCCAATCCGGGACGAGCAGGGCATCAGATGGCATTAGAAGCAGGTAGAGGTATTTATCGTACCAGGGTTTTATTAGCGAAGTTGTTTAATATCAAAAACCCGTTACGGATTGCTTTCACCCAGAATGCCACTTATGCCCTAAACCTGGCTTTACTGGGTCTCCTTCAACCAGGAGATCATGTAATCACTTCTACCTTAGAACATAACTCTGTTGCTCGACCCCTGTATTATCTAAGCCAGAGAGGAGTCAAATTGACCAAAATCGGACTGAATGAAGCCGGGGAATTTGATCTGGATTTACTGGAGAAGTCTTTTCAGCCCAATACTCGCCTGGTTTGTCTAACCCATGGCTCCAATGTGAGTGGTCATATCTTGCCGATAGAAAAAATCGGAGCCCTTTGCCGGTCCAGACAGGTCAAGTTTATGGTTGATGCGGCGCAGACAGCAGGGGTTATCCCCGTGGATGTAGAAAAGATGAACATAGATATTCTGGCTTTTCCAGGTCATAAAGGGTTATATGGACCCCAGGGCACCGGTGGTTTATATATAGCCGAGGGGATTGAACTAAAACCACTGGTTACCGGAGGTACTGGTTCCCATTCGGAATATATGGAGCAGCCGCAAGTAATGCCAGACCAGCTGGAAAGCGGCACTCCCAATACTCCGGGGATTTTCGGTCTGGGTGCCGGTGTAGAATTCGTTTTGAAAACGGGAGTAGAACAGATCCATGCCCGGGAACAGGCATTAACAGAAAAATTGCTGGCCGGTCTGAGAGCTTTGCCTGAAGTTATCGTGTATGGGCCGGCCGAAGAACGTTTGCCGGTGGTTTCCATTAATATCAAAGGGGCAGAGACTTCAGAAGTAGGGTTTATTCTGGACAAGGTCTTTAATATTGCCTGCCGTACCGGTTTGCACTGTGCACCGGAAGCCCACAAAACTCTGGGAACATTTCCGATTGGAACAGTGCGTTTCAGCCCGGGCTGGTTTAACACAGACGAAGATATAGATAAAACAATCGAGGCAATTAAAACCATAATTAAAGAGATGAAGGGAGCATAGGGAGTGGGGACGATTATCAATGTACTGGCGATTATCGCCGGTACTATTATCGGGATTATTCTGGGTCGCAGTTTTAAAAAGGATATAGCTGATACCATCCAGCAGGGTCTGGCCCTGGCTGTACTCCTGATCGGGGCCCAAATGGCTGCCAAAGAGACGGATACTTTGATTGTGATTTTTGCCCTGGTCATTGGCGGCTGGTTGGGGAGCTGGCTGGAAATCGAAGAAAAATTGCTGGCCTTCGGTCGCTGGGTGGAGAACAAAATGGCAGCCCAGGGGGAAGGGAAGGTTGCTGCTGCTTTTATGACGGCCAGCCTGATTTATTGTGTTGGCGCTATGGCTATTATGGGTTCTCTGGAAGAAGGATTAACAGGCAAATATGATACTCTGTTAGCCAAAAGCCTGCTGGATGGGGTCTCGGCCATTATTTTTGCCTCCACCATGGGCTGGGGTGTGGCTCTTTCGGCCCTCTCCGTAGGGGTTTATCAAGGGGCGATTACTTTACTGGCCGGCTGGATTAAGGGTTTTCTTTCTCAGGCTGTTATAAATGGTATGACGGTAACCGGCGGCTTATTGATTGTAGGTATAGCCTTTAATATTCTGGGCTATAAGCCAATTCGGGTTGGGAATCTTTTACCGGCTATTCCGATTGCGGCTATCTTGATGTTACTAAAATAGATAATGAAAAACCCCCGTCAAGGGGGTTTTATTATTACCTACGCCAGTAGGCAGCCCAGGCTTCCTGATATACTTTCAACAGGGATTGACCGCTTATTTCAGCAATACGCTTGCAGTCCTCATACTCAGGAGCCGCTTTTTGGCCGGAAACTTTGAATCTGATCATGCCCCAGCGGGTTTCCACTTCCTGAATCTGACGAGGAAGGGCTCTGCGTTTAACTGGCCATTTGCGCCAGCCCAAAGAGGTAGTGGATTCCGCCAGGATTTGTTCAACCTGACCCAGAGATTCCGCGGGGCAAAGCAAGCCTAAAGTAAAGGCCGGGCGGCCCTTTTTCATCAATATCGGGGTATACCAGGCATCATTGGCGCCGGCGGCTAGCAGTTTATCCAGCACATCGGGCAGGGTTTCCGGTTGCTGGTCATCGATATTTGTTTCCAGTTGCCACAAATCTTCTGTAGTCAGCTCGGACAGGGGCTGGTAGAGGATGGCCCGTAAAATGTTGGGCTGTTTTAAAGTTTTGCTACCAGCTCCATACCCGTAGGCCAGGGGTCGGCCCGGAGGGAGGGCGCCCCATTCCTGAACAAAATAACCCAGGATTGCTGCCGCAGTAGGAGTAAGCAGTTCTCCTTGCTCTTCTCCCTGGTATACAGGTATATCCTTGACCAGTTCCAGCGTAGCCGGGGCGGGGACGGAAATTAGCCCGTGCTGGCATTCAATCATTCCTGACCCCAGCGGTAAAGGAGAACAGCCGATAAATGCGGGTTGCAGATAAGATAGGGCCAGGCAACAACCTACTATATCGATAATGGCATCAATGGCTCCCACCTCATGAAAATGGACCTTTTCAATAGTAGTACCGTGAACACTGGCTTCAGCCTCAGCCAGACGGCGGAAAATGGCAATGGACTGATCCTGAACTGGGGCAGGCAGTTCACTCTCTCTGATCATAGTCTCGATATGGTGCAGGTGCCGATGCGGCTGGGATTCTGGAAAATCCACCTCTAAATGCAGACTGCGAAGGCCGTGGTGTTTTTTTTCCTGCCAGTTCAGCTGCCAGCCCTGCAGGGGTAATGTCTTCAATTGTTGTTCCAGCCAGGAGACTGGTACACCGCAATCAACCAGGGCGGCCAGCAGCATATTGCCGGCTGCTCCAGTGGGGCATTGGAAATAAAGGCCGATACCGCTCATGTTTCTACTCCCCCCAGACGATTGATGGCATTGGCGAGGGCAGCCGCTCCATAACCATTATCGATATTGACTACTCCGATGCCGGGAGCACAGCTGTTTAACATGGTTAACAGGGGTGCCAGGCCTTGCCAGTGACTACCATAACCCACACTGGTGGGTACAGCGATAACCGGTTGGCTAACCAGCCCGCCGATAACACTGGGTAAGGCTCCCTCCATGCCGGCGACACAAATGAGAACATTACAGCGCCGAATCTGGGGCAGGAGATGGAGCAAGCGATGCAGGCCTGCTACACCTACATCATAAAACTTCTGCACCGGGTTACCCATCATTTCGGCACAGAGAGCTGCTTCTTCTGCTACCGGCAGATCAGCGGTTCCTGCCGCCAGAATACCGATAGTGCCCAGTTTACGTGGGCGCTGGGGCTGACCATAAGTTAAACAGCGGGCCTGAGGGTGATAGGTCAATTCCGGCAGGGCTGAAAGCACCTTTTCCGCCTTAGGCCGGCTCACTCTGGTTGCAATCACTGTACCGTGATGTTCCTTGAGATGGCTGAAGATCCTGATTAACTGTTTAGCGGTTTTGTTTTGACCGAAGATTACTTCGGGAAAGCCCTGCCGCAGTTGGCGATGAAAATCCAGTTTGGCAAAGCCCAGGTCGCGGAAGGGTAAATCCCTGAGCTGGTCCAGAGCTGCTTCGGGACTAATAGAGCCATCACGAATTTGTTCAAACAGGTTCAGAAGTTTATTTGTATCCATTTTTCACTTCCTCCGACAGGTTTTCATTCATACTGCCACTGCGAAAACCCTGCAAATCCAGGGTAATATAAGTGAAACCCAGGGATTTGAATTTCTCCAGACACTGCTGGCGTAGATTTTCATCAGTTACCAAACGGGTCAGCTGGTCAGGAGCCAGTTCCAGACGGGCAATTTCACCGTGATGACGGACGCGGCAGGGCAGGAAACCCTGCTCTATTAACCAGTTTTCCCCGGCATCGATTTGGAGTAATTTTTCTCTGGTAATAGGGCTACCATAAGGGAAGCGGGAGGACAAACAGGCAAAAGAAGGTTTGTTCCAGGTGGGCAGCTGCCATTCCCGGCTAAGCTGCCTGATTTCTTCCTTGGTTAAACCGGCTTCCAGCAAGGGGCTGATGACTCCAGCCTCTCTGGTAGCCCGGCGGCCCGGACGAAAATCGCTGGCATCATCGGCATTGGCGCCATCATAAATCACCTGTAACTGGTATTGTTGCTGAATAGATTGTAGTTTATGCCATAGTTCCTTTTTACAAATATAGCAGCGGTCAACGGGATTGGCCACAAATTCGGGATCGGCTAACTCCTCCGTTTCTACGGTAAGCAGACGGGCTCCCAGTTGCCGGGCCAGCTGGACCGCGGCCTGGCGTTCCCTTTCCGGATAGGTTTCGGAAAAAGCTGTAACCGCCAGAACCTGGTCCGGGCCCAGGGTTTTCAAAGCTGCCTGTAGTAGGAAGGTGCTGTCAACCCCTCCCGAAAAAGCGATCAGGCAGCTGCCATTTTCTTTCAATATCTGTTGCAGACGTTTCAGTTTAGCTTGCATAGCCAAGTTCCTCCTCCAGATGTTACTGCTGACATTGTAAAATGTTGCATCAGCAAAGTCAATGATAGTATACTCTTAAATATAGGAAGGAGGATATGGGATGGAGTTAAACCAGATTTTGCTTCTGATCGGGGCGTTTGAAGGCTTGTTATTCATTTTGTTGATACTGTTCTGGGTTCTGACCAATCGTAAAACAGCTGTCTTGAAAAAATTCCTGCAATCTGCGGAAGGCAGGGATTTGGTAGGATATTTACAACAGCTGGCCGAACGGCTGGATTCCCTGGAAAAACAGGTGAATGAATTGAAGGAAAAACAGATTAAACAGCAAATTACCTTAACTCGTTGCCTGCAAAATAAAGCAGTGGTGAGGTTTAATGCTTTTGAAGACACGGGTAGTGATCTCAGCTTTGCGGTGGCTTTGCTGGATGAACGAGGAGACGGGGTGGTATTGAGCAGTTTGTATGGGCGGCAGGATTGCCGTACCTATGCCAAACCGCTAAAAAATGGTCAATCCCGCTATCCTCTGACTGATGAGGAAAAAGAGGCAATTGCCCTGGCTTTATCGCCCAGAAAAAGCGAATAAAGGGTATGAAAGTAACCGGCCGGGGATACACTAGGCCGGGAGGGGTCTGGTATGTTTGTCAACCGCTATGAAGCAGGCTTGCTGCTCAGGGAAAAAATTAAAGGTAAAAAACTGATTAACCCCCTGGTTGTAGGGGTGCCCCGGGGAGGCATTGTGGTCGCAGCTCCTCTGGCAGAATTACTGGAGGCCCCCCTCAAGGTGATTATTAGTAAAAAGATCGGCTTGCCCCGGAATGAGGAAGTGGCGATGGGAGCAATTACTCCTGGTGGAGAAGCAATAGTGGACTGGGTGCTGGCCAAAAGAGCGGGCCTTACCGATAGCCAGGTGGAAATGGCTATCAGCAAGGCCCGTACTGAATGGGAATTGAAAAAAGAAAAATACCTGCCCTGGTGGGCTGAGGATTTTGAGGACAGGGATGTTATCCTGGTTGATGACGGTATTGCTACTGGTTATACCATCAAGGTAATAGTCAATTATCTAAAAGAACAGCCTTTACTTCAGCTCTGGCTGGCCATTCCCGTGTTGCCGGAAGAAAAACTGGAAGAATTTCTGCCATTAGTTGATCAGTTAGTCTATTTGAAAGCGCCCTCGGATTTCTACGCTGTTGGCCAGTTTTATCAGGATTTTTCCCAGGTGGAAGAAGACGAGGTATTGCGGTATTTATCCTGAAAGTTTACCCAGAGCCTGCTGGCCAGGGAGAGAGCGGAACTGATTGCCTGGGCCATTTTCATTACCACAAACAGACGGGTATTTTGCAGAACGAAATATTCCATGAAACCGCCCACATTAACTATACCGGTAAGATGGATCTGCCCCACCGGGGGCAGATTTTTATTTACCCCTGCTCCTGGCTTCAGGGGACCGCGGGCCAGGGTTATATGACCCACGCTGTCCAGATTGCCTAGAGAGGCGTCAATGGCGATAACGAAAGGATTGGGCCAGGTTTTGTAAATATGCTGGAGTTTTTCTGCCAGGTTGGCAGCATGAACCGGTTCTTCCAGGGTACCCAGTATCCAGAAGGGCTGACAGGGTTTTTGGCTGAGAAGAGTACCGATCAGAGGCCCCAGGGCATCGCCGGTGGAGCGATCGGTACCAATACAAAGTATTAATATGGGCTGACCTGGCAAGACCAGGTCCACCAGCTGCCGGACCAAAAGGCGGGAGAGTTTATCAACAACCAGAGGGTCATCCACGTGGATTTTGTGTTTTTCCATGGGTAACCTCCTGAAACAGAGTTATATCAGAGTATACGCCATTTACCCTCTTTTTATACTTGAACTGCAGGTCTGTCTAAAAAATATACAAGCCAGGCAGGGAAAGGGAGGAATATGTTGAATTATTATTGTAGTGCATAGGTACGGAGGTATTGGTATGGCCGTTGTTAAGACTATCCAGGAAAAATGTAAAAGCTGTTATGCCTGTATCCGCAATTGTCCGGTAAGAGCAATAAAAGTAACGGATAAGCAGGCCCAGATTTTGCCGGAAAGATGTATCAGCTGCGGTAATTGTGTCCGGATATGTGCCCAAAAAGCCAAACAAATAGAAAGCGACTGGCAGCGAATCAGCGAGATGCTGGAAAAAAAGCGCAGACAGCCAGTAATAGCTATTCTGGCCCCTTCCTTTCGGGTGGCTTTTCCCGAGTTTTCTGTAGGTCAGGTAATCATGGCTTTAAAAGCAATTGGATTTAATGAGGTTGAACCGGTTACCAAAGGAATTGAATTGACCGTACCGGTTTATCGGGAATATCTGGCCCGGGTAGAGAAAACGACAGTGATCAGTTCATATTGTCCGGCGGTAGTGATGCTGATCCAGAAACATATGCCGGAATTGATCCCCAATTTAGCTCCCATCGATTCAGCGGTGCTGGCCCTGGCCAAATACCTGAAACTGCAAAACCGGGAAAACCGGGTGGTATTTATCGGGCCCTGTGTAGCTAAAAAAGAAGAGGCCAGGGACGAAAATCTGGTGGGAGTGCTGGATGGAGTGCTGACCTTCAGGGAGATCCGGGAAATCTGGCAAGAAAAAGGAATCAGGCCAGCTATCTATAAAACGCCCCTCAGCTGGGAGGAAAGTTTGACTGAGTTGTTTCCTGTTTCGGGGGGATTGCTGCGCAACCTGGGCATCAAAGGTCGCGATTATAACCTGGAACTGGCTGTGGTTGAAGGTAAAGATGAGTGTCTCAAAGTACTGCAGGCTGTTAAAAGGGGAGAGTTTAACGGGAAATTTCTGGATATCCTTTTTTGTCGCGGTTGTATAGATGGCCCTGAAATTGCCAGCCCCCTGGAGTTTTATGGCCGTAAAAGTCTGCTTTTTTCCCAGCAACGGTCCAGTCAGCCTCCAGTTCAGGGTTTAAAAGTTGCCGGTCTGGACCTTTCCCGCCGTTATATCAATAAGTATCAGCCTTTGCCTGAACCATCAGAGCATGATATCAGAGAGATCCTGAAATTTACCCAGAAAATCAATCCGGAAGATGAGTTGAACTGTGGTGCCTGTGGTTATGAATCCTGCCGGGAAAAAGCCAGGGCGGTTTATCAGGGACTGGCGGAAATTCATATGTGCTTGCCTTACCTGCTCAACTTATCCCAGGGGGAAATCGAATACTATAAAGATCGCTTGCGCAATTTGGATCGCGCCAAACCGATGCTGAGTCTGGAAAGAATTCTGGGGGATTTGCCGGAAGTAGCCCATATCAAGGCTTTAAGCGAAAGGGCAGCCCAGAGCGATTCCACCATTCTCATCACCGGGGAGAGCGGAGTAGGTAAGGAAGTGCTGGCCCAGGCTATCCACTATTTAAGCCCGCGGGCCAATGGGCCGTTTATTGCCATCAACTGTGCTGCTTTGCCGGAGATGCTGCTGGAATCGGAGTTGTTCGGCTATGAAGAAGGGGCATTTACCGGTGCCCGCAAAGGAGGTAAACCCGGCAAATTTGAGCTGGCCAATGGCGGCACCCTGTTGCTGGATGAAATCGGGGATTTACCCCTGACTATGCAGGCCAAACTGTTACGGGTTCTGCAGGAAAGGGTTATAGAAAGGGTAGGAGGAACCAAATCCATTAAAGTGGACATCAGAATCATTGCTGCTACCAACCAGGACTTAAAAAAGATGGTAGCAGAAGGCCGTTTTCGGGCGGACCTTTATTATCGTTTGAATGTTATCGGTATTCATATTCCTCCACTGAGAGATCGTATCAAGGATTTACCGCGCTTGATCGATATAATTGGGGAAAAGCTGTACCGGGAAAAAGGGATTACCCCAAAGGTAATTGCCAAAGAGACTCTGGATTTACTGATGACTTATCACTGGCCGGGTAATATTCGGGAACTGGAAAATGTCCTGGAGCGCTCCATGTATCTGGCAGAAGGCAGTGTGGTGAGACCGGAACATTTGCCCTCCTACTTGTTCGAGAAGGATTTACCGAAAAGAAGGGTGCAAATCAAACCCCTAAAAGATGCGGTGCGGGAACTGGAAAAGGAATTGATAGAGGCAGCTCTGGCGGAAGCAGGGGGAAACAAGGTTTTAGCTTCAGAGTTGCTGGGAATTCCAAGGGCAACCCTCTATTTGCGATTAAAAGAATTTGGCTGGTTGTCTGAAAATTAAACATATGATTAGA
Above is a genomic segment from Carboxydocella sporoproducens DSM 16521 containing:
- a CDS encoding sigma 54-interacting transcriptional regulator — its product is MAVVKTIQEKCKSCYACIRNCPVRAIKVTDKQAQILPERCISCGNCVRICAQKAKQIESDWQRISEMLEKKRRQPVIAILAPSFRVAFPEFSVGQVIMALKAIGFNEVEPVTKGIELTVPVYREYLARVEKTTVISSYCPAVVMLIQKHMPELIPNLAPIDSAVLALAKYLKLQNRENRVVFIGPCVAKKEEARDENLVGVLDGVLTFREIREIWQEKGIRPAIYKTPLSWEESLTELFPVSGGLLRNLGIKGRDYNLELAVVEGKDECLKVLQAVKRGEFNGKFLDILFCRGCIDGPEIASPLEFYGRKSLLFSQQRSSQPPVQGLKVAGLDLSRRYINKYQPLPEPSEHDIREILKFTQKINPEDELNCGACGYESCREKARAVYQGLAEIHMCLPYLLNLSQGEIEYYKDRLRNLDRAKPMLSLERILGDLPEVAHIKALSERAAQSDSTILITGESGVGKEVLAQAIHYLSPRANGPFIAINCAALPEMLLESELFGYEEGAFTGARKGGKPGKFELANGGTLLLDEIGDLPLTMQAKLLRVLQERVIERVGGTKSIKVDIRIIAATNQDLKKMVAEGRFRADLYYRLNVIGIHIPPLRDRIKDLPRLIDIIGEKLYREKGITPKVIAKETLDLLMTYHWPGNIRELENVLERSMYLAEGSVVRPEHLPSYLFEKDLPKRRVQIKPLKDAVRELEKELIEAALAEAGGNKVLASELLGIPRATLYLRLKEFGWLSEN